The Microbulbifer sp. YPW1 genome contains the following window.
TTGACTTCCCACAACAGGCCGGTGTTTGTGTCACAAACACAGGACCAGGGGCCGGACCAGGGAGCAAGCGCGTCGCCGCGGTTATTTATTTTTACCAGGTGATACGGCTGGGGTTCCGGGTTGGCCGGTTGCTTGAGGAATGCAGCCAGGCATAAAACCAGCGGCAGGCCAGTAACGACGAAGGTGCGTTGCCAGCGGTTCATTGGGCGAACGCCAGGCGAATGGCACGGGTGTGCCGGGTGTGGGCAATCTGCGCGCGGTCAAAGGCGGAAACCCACAGGCAGATACCGTCGCCGATAGGGACATCCAGCGATGAGCCGGTTACCAGACTGCGCGCCATTTCCAGTGTCCAGTATCCCTCATGCCAGCGCGCCCGCGCGCGCACGTCGGCGCGGTCGCCTTCGAACCGGTTGGAGTTGTACAGCACCGAGGGCATCACGCTGCCCGTGGGAATCCCGGCATCGGCCGCTTCGGTATACGGGTGATAATCGAACCAGGGAATAACCCGCAGGTTGTGCCCGGCATTGGACAGCGCAGCCAACTGCTCCGGGCTCTGCGGCAGCCGCTTGGGGGTAATACTGTCGCGCCGGTACCACTGCCAGTTCATCACATAGGCGCCGGACTCCTTGCCATCCTGCTGGTAACCAGCGGTATAGCGGCGCTCGCCGGCGCGGGGGCGGTCTGCCGGGCCGATAAAATTGTCGTCGGCCAGATACATATCGTTGGAGCGCACGGCTTTCCAGTGCCACAGGTCGTGCAGCTGGCCATCGCTGCTGTAGTGGTAGCCCTTGCCGTGCCAGTTGGCCGGTTTATCCGGCAATGGCTTGCGGCCCAGATGTGCGGTGCCCGCGGCGCCAAACGCGCAGTTGGGAGAGAGCAGTACCGCGAACTTGTCCTCGTAATGGCGCACTTCATTGAACTCATGGAATCCATCCTGCTGCACCTGCCAGCCGGTATCGGTTTTTAGCAGGGGCAGGTGCGCCAGGCTTTTATCCCTGTCGCGCCAGCGGGCCAGCAGGAAAAACTCCGTACCATTGCTCAGTGCACGCAGGGTCACGTTGGTAGCGCCGTTATCGAAGTTGGCACCGCCATCGGTGTTCACCGTAATAGAGCGGGCGGCTTGCCAATGGGGCTCATCGGCATTGCCGTCGATATGGATATGATCACTCAGGGCGATACTCTTTACTTCGAGCGGGTAATGACTTTGCTGGCTGGTCAGCTGCCACATGATTGCGAACAACGGGAGCGCAGCAAGTGCGCTGATGCCCAGGCGCACCCGCGCGGGAAGCACAATGTGGAAAAGCGCCGAACGCCCCCAGCGAATCAGGTAGAGTCCCCCGTGTCCCAACAGGTACAGGCCCATACCGAGGGCGCAGAAAAAGTGGATATCGCGGGTGGTGCTGCCAGCGGTAAAAAACATCAGCCAGCCGCTGGCAAGCGAGCCTGCCAATACCGGGTAACCGGCACGAATAATGGCTCTGTGCCATCCGCACCAGAGTGGACGCTTCTTTTGACTGGTATTTTTGATGCGGAAAATCAGATACAGCAGGGCGCA
Protein-coding sequences here:
- a CDS encoding ethylbenzene dehydrogenase-related protein, translating into MTPERKSLNWILLHSAAMFAVLCSLFTGLRIATLQRPLVAEFEELLPQGAVHQLHFFSALTISLCALLYLIFRIKNTSQKKRPLWCGWHRAIIRAGYPVLAGSLASGWLMFFTAGSTTRDIHFFCALGMGLYLLGHGGLYLIRWGRSALFHIVLPARVRLGISALAALPLFAIMWQLTSQQSHYPLEVKSIALSDHIHIDGNADEPHWQAARSITVNTDGGANFDNGATNVTLRALSNGTEFFLLARWRDRDKSLAHLPLLKTDTGWQVQQDGFHEFNEVRHYEDKFAVLLSPNCAFGAAGTAHLGRKPLPDKPANWHGKGYHYSSDGQLHDLWHWKAVRSNDMYLADDNFIGPADRPRAGERRYTAGYQQDGKESGAYVMNWQWYRRDSITPKRLPQSPEQLAALSNAGHNLRVIPWFDYHPYTEAADAGIPTGSVMPSVLYNSNRFEGDRADVRARARWHEGYWTLEMARSLVTGSSLDVPIGDGICLWVSAFDRAQIAHTRHTRAIRLAFAQ